A window from Aerococcus sp. Group 1 encodes these proteins:
- the ispE gene encoding 4-(cytidine 5'-diphospho)-2-C-methyl-D-erythritol kinase, with the protein MAIREKALAKINLAQDIYYQAEDDCFYFDMVMASVDLADYLAIEENDSGEVFIRSNQHFLPRDQRNHAYQAAVKMKDLAGVDRGVTISIRKYIPVSAGLGGGSSDAAAVIRGLNRLWHLDWSLDQLMDIAVTIDSDAPYCLRGGLCRMTGSGSNYEPLPSLPSSWLVLAKPAFSISTPKMLAALKDHPQKLSTHAGPVTEAIKNGDYQQVMAEVGNSLEAITFSYYPKLKALKERMQNFGAQGVTMTGSGSTIIGFTRQQQQAKRIYNGLKGFCEEVYVVRMNQNLRNIS; encoded by the coding sequence ATGGCTATTCGAGAAAAAGCTTTAGCTAAGATTAATCTCGCCCAGGATATCTACTATCAAGCAGAGGATGACTGCTTTTACTTTGATATGGTCATGGCTTCAGTTGACCTGGCTGATTACCTGGCCATTGAGGAAAACGATAGTGGTGAGGTTTTTATCCGGTCTAACCAACATTTTTTGCCCCGGGACCAACGTAACCACGCCTACCAGGCCGCTGTAAAAATGAAGGATCTTGCCGGAGTAGATCGGGGTGTAACCATTTCTATCCGTAAGTATATTCCGGTTTCAGCCGGACTTGGGGGTGGATCGAGTGACGCAGCGGCGGTCATCCGCGGGCTAAATCGTCTCTGGCATTTGGATTGGTCCCTTGACCAACTCATGGATATTGCCGTAACCATTGATAGTGATGCTCCCTATTGTTTAAGAGGAGGATTGTGTCGGATGACCGGCTCGGGAAGCAATTATGAACCCTTACCGTCCTTACCTTCAAGCTGGTTGGTCCTAGCTAAACCTGCTTTTTCCATTTCCACCCCAAAGATGTTAGCTGCCTTAAAAGATCATCCCCAAAAGCTTTCTACCCATGCGGGTCCAGTAACGGAGGCCATTAAGAACGGAGATTATCAACAAGTGATGGCAGAAGTTGGCAATTCCCTAGAGGCCATTACTTTTAGTTATTATCCCAAGTTAAAGGCCTTAAAGGAACGGATGCAAAATTTCGGCGCTCAAGGGGTAACCATGACGGGGAGTGGGTCGACCATTATTGGCTTTACCCGCCAGCAACAACAAGCTAAACGGATTTATAATGGCCTAAAAGGCTTTTGCGAAGAGGTTTATGTGGTAAGAATGAATCAAAATCTCAGAAATATTAGTTAA
- the metG gene encoding methionine--tRNA ligase translates to MTNTKEPFYVTTPIYYPSGQLHIGNSYSTIAADTIARYKRLMGHEVFFLTGADEHGLKIQQKAEEEGISPKAYVDRMAEGMQKLWKSLDISNDKFIRTTDDYHVKAVQDIFEQLLDQGDIYLGEYEGWYSVSDEEYFTETQLAEVYRDDDGKVIGGKAPSGHEVELVKEESYFFKMSKYADRLLQYYEDHPDFIQPESRKKEMINNFIKPGLEDLAVTRTSFSWGIPVRSNPKHVIYVWIDALANYITALGYGSEDDSRYQKFWPANVHLVGKEIVRFHTIYWPIMLMALDLPLPKQVFGHGWLLMQDGKMSKSKGNVVYPEMLIDRYGLDALRYYLMREVQFGSDGVFTPDNFVNRINFDLANDLGNLLNRTISMLNKYQAGRAGAYPGQVTDYDADLEAVIEDNVRAYFGNMDNFHFSLALDNTWKIISRANKYIDETMPWVLAKDDSNQAELQSVLYHLVDALRIIAILIQPVMTQTPKLIFEQLGISDSDHSFASLEIGLYPAAAQVIAKGEPIFPRLDKEEEVDYIRSQMSTPAADDEDWDPEETELVNAKDKTIKFEKFDDVELKVAEVKDCDFVEGADKLLKFRLDAGDQQDRQILSGIREFYPEPKDLIGKKVIIVANLKARKMKGEISQGMILSAEDGDDLRVIFVDESLPNGSLLG, encoded by the coding sequence GTGACTAATACTAAAGAACCTTTTTATGTAACCACCCCGATTTACTATCCTAGTGGCCAACTACATATTGGTAATTCCTACTCAACCATTGCTGCTGATACCATTGCCCGTTATAAACGCCTAATGGGCCATGAAGTCTTCTTCCTTACTGGGGCTGACGAACATGGCTTGAAGATCCAACAAAAGGCTGAAGAAGAAGGAATTTCTCCCAAAGCCTATGTCGACCGGATGGCTGAGGGCATGCAAAAGTTGTGGAAGAGCTTAGATATCTCTAATGATAAATTTATCCGCACGACCGATGACTACCATGTCAAAGCCGTCCAAGACATTTTTGAACAACTCTTAGACCAAGGGGATATTTACCTGGGAGAATATGAGGGTTGGTATTCGGTTTCTGATGAAGAATACTTTACCGAAACCCAATTAGCGGAAGTCTACCGTGATGACGATGGCAAGGTCATTGGTGGTAAGGCACCTTCCGGCCACGAGGTTGAACTGGTTAAAGAGGAATCCTACTTCTTTAAGATGTCTAAGTATGCTGACCGCCTCTTACAATACTATGAAGACCATCCTGACTTTATTCAACCCGAATCCCGTAAGAAAGAAATGATTAATAACTTCATTAAACCTGGCTTGGAAGATTTAGCGGTGACCCGGACTTCTTTCTCTTGGGGGATTCCGGTCCGTTCTAATCCTAAACACGTGATTTATGTTTGGATCGATGCCCTAGCCAACTATATTACCGCTTTAGGCTATGGTTCAGAGGATGACTCCCGCTACCAAAAATTCTGGCCTGCCAATGTCCATTTAGTGGGCAAGGAAATTGTTCGTTTCCATACCATCTATTGGCCAATTATGTTAATGGCTCTTGACCTGCCCCTACCAAAACAAGTCTTTGGTCACGGCTGGTTATTGATGCAAGACGGCAAGATGTCTAAGTCTAAGGGCAATGTGGTTTATCCTGAAATGCTGATTGACCGTTACGGACTCGATGCCTTACGCTACTACTTGATGCGGGAAGTGCAATTTGGTTCGGATGGGGTATTTACTCCTGACAATTTTGTCAACCGAATCAATTTTGACTTGGCCAATGACTTGGGGAACTTATTGAACCGGACCATTTCCATGTTGAATAAGTACCAAGCTGGACGCGCTGGTGCTTATCCTGGCCAAGTGACTGACTATGATGCTGACTTGGAAGCCGTTATCGAAGACAATGTCAGAGCCTACTTTGGTAATATGGATAACTTCCACTTCTCCTTAGCCCTAGATAATACTTGGAAGATTATTTCGCGGGCCAATAAGTATATTGACGAAACCATGCCTTGGGTCCTGGCTAAAGATGACAGTAATCAAGCGGAATTACAATCCGTTCTTTATCACTTAGTCGATGCGCTGCGGATTATTGCTATTCTGATCCAACCAGTCATGACCCAAACCCCTAAATTGATCTTTGAACAATTGGGAATTTCTGATAGTGATCATTCCTTCGCTTCCTTAGAAATCGGTCTCTACCCAGCAGCTGCCCAAGTGATTGCTAAAGGAGAGCCCATCTTCCCACGTTTAGATAAGGAAGAAGAGGTTGACTATATTCGTTCACAAATGTCTACCCCAGCAGCTGATGATGAAGACTGGGATCCTGAGGAAACCGAATTAGTTAACGCTAAGGATAAGACCATTAAATTCGAAAAATTTGATGATGTTGAACTTAAGGTGGCTGAAGTCAAGGACTGTGACTTTGTTGAAGGCGCTGACAAGCTCTTGAAATTTCGCCTAGATGCCGGAGACCAACAAGACCGGCAAATCCTATCTGGGATCCGTGAGTTTTACCCAGAACCTAAAGACCTTATTGGTAAGAAGGTCATTATTGTAGCTAATTTAAAAGCCCGTAAAATGAAAGGGGAAATCTCCCAAGGCATGATTCTTTCTGCAGAAGATGGCGACGATTTGCGCGTGATTTTTGTTGATGAATCCTTGCCAAATGGGAGCCTCTTGGGCTAA
- a CDS encoding metal ABC transporter ATP-binding protein, producing MHYIQVEDLRFSYDSEPVLNNISFTVDPGEFVILTGENGAAKSTLLKNILGLLQPDKGKVTISKNNIYGNKLQIGYVPQMVASFNAGFPSTVYEFVLSGRYQQDCWFKRLTDEDHEHVKRALNSVGMWEQAQEKVGELSGGQKQRIVLARVFATDPDLFVLDEPTTGMDKASREEFYTLLKHNTRRHGKAILMVTHEDIHLQDYFDKHIHLTREEGSPWRCFSMTSWSEPSSPVEP from the coding sequence ATGCATTATATCCAAGTAGAAGACTTGCGCTTTTCTTATGATAGTGAGCCAGTTCTCAACAATATCAGCTTTACCGTTGACCCCGGTGAATTTGTGATCCTAACTGGGGAGAATGGGGCAGCCAAGTCCACCCTGTTGAAAAATATCCTGGGTTTATTGCAACCAGACAAGGGAAAAGTGACGATTAGTAAAAACAATATTTATGGTAATAAATTACAAATTGGCTATGTCCCCCAGATGGTGGCTAGCTTCAATGCTGGTTTTCCCAGCACAGTTTATGAATTTGTCCTCTCAGGCCGTTACCAACAAGATTGTTGGTTTAAACGCCTGACTGATGAAGACCATGAACACGTTAAGCGGGCCCTTAACTCAGTAGGCATGTGGGAACAGGCCCAAGAAAAAGTGGGGGAATTATCCGGCGGCCAGAAGCAACGGATTGTCTTGGCCCGTGTCTTTGCCACGGATCCTGACTTATTTGTCCTGGATGAACCTACTACCGGTATGGATAAGGCCTCACGGGAAGAGTTTTACACTTTATTGAAACACAATACCCGCCGCCATGGTAAAGCTATCCTTATGGTGACCCACGAGGATATCCATTTACAAGATTATTTCGATAAACACATTCATCTAACTAGAGAGGAGGGGTCACCATGGCGCTGTTTCAGTATGACTTCATGGTCCGAGCCTTCATCGCCTGTGGAGCCATAG
- the rsmA gene encoding 16S rRNA (adenine(1518)-N(6)/adenine(1519)-N(6))-dimethyltransferase RsmA — translation MTKSWIATPSRTNAILNRYQLDAKKSLGQNFLMEPQILEKMVDAADIDQDTDVIEIGPGIGALTEFLCESAGRVLAFEVDDRLLPVLEAELGHYDNLTVLHQDILEADLNASVSQYFPDSKRLAVVANLPYYITTPIIFHFLESDLEVSDFALMMQYEVAERLTAQAGTKAYSALTIVLNYYCQSEIAVKVPKTVFKPRPKVDSAVLHLKRRQAPPVKPQNEALFFKVVKGAFAHRRKTLWNNLKSLFAGQYQEPSDLEAAIEAAGIDPKVRAEQLTIEDFSHLSDALNETGFK, via the coding sequence ATGACTAAATCCTGGATTGCTACCCCTAGCCGGACCAATGCCATTTTGAACCGTTACCAGCTCGATGCCAAAAAGAGTTTGGGACAAAACTTCCTCATGGAGCCCCAAATCTTAGAAAAGATGGTGGACGCAGCGGATATTGACCAAGACACTGACGTCATTGAAATTGGCCCGGGGATTGGAGCCTTAACGGAATTTCTCTGTGAAAGTGCTGGTCGGGTCTTAGCTTTTGAAGTTGATGATCGGCTCTTACCGGTCTTAGAAGCGGAACTGGGCCACTATGATAATTTAACCGTCCTCCACCAAGATATTTTGGAGGCTGATTTAAATGCTAGCGTGTCCCAGTATTTTCCTGATTCCAAACGCCTAGCGGTGGTGGCTAACCTTCCTTACTATATCACCACCCCGATTATCTTTCACTTCTTGGAAAGTGACTTAGAGGTCTCTGACTTTGCCCTCATGATGCAGTATGAGGTTGCCGAACGTCTGACGGCTCAGGCGGGAACCAAGGCCTATAGTGCCTTAACTATTGTCTTAAATTATTACTGCCAGAGTGAAATTGCAGTTAAAGTGCCTAAGACTGTCTTTAAACCCCGGCCCAAAGTGGATTCGGCTGTTCTTCACCTGAAAAGACGGCAAGCTCCCCCAGTCAAGCCGCAAAATGAGGCCTTGTTCTTTAAGGTAGTCAAGGGGGCCTTTGCCCACCGACGCAAGACCTTGTGGAATAACTTAAAGAGTCTCTTTGCCGGTCAATATCAAGAGCCCAGTGATTTAGAGGCGGCTATTGAAGCGGCTGGGATTGATCCTAAGGTCCGGGCTGAGCAATTGACCATTGAAGATTTCTCTCACTTGAGTGATGCTTTGAATGAGACTGGTTTTAAATAA
- a CDS encoding metal ABC transporter solute-binding protein, Zn/Mn family, with product MKTMIKKIGFCLSLLTLLVSFGCSQGKEAADKNGKGKLTVMTSFYPMQLLTQAVVGDQADVQVMISGKQEAHHFEPSAKDMARLQEADVFVYNSDDMEAWVESSLNSIDTDRVKVVESADNIEPISGAVETIEGEVLTAEDDHDHDHDHEGDHNHEEGGLHVHEYDPHTWLSPKNAMIQTQAICDAMKEVDPDQAELYQKNTDAFLEKLEALDHDYQTAFSNHPDQSFVTAHAAFGYLADEYNLKQIALTGVSDDAEPSPQAMAGVIDYIKQNNLPVIYFQENTSSELAETLAAETGVKVSSLNALESASSDQPISGDTYINLMRENLEHLKLTIN from the coding sequence ATGAAAACGATGATTAAAAAGATAGGCTTTTGCTTAAGTCTGCTGACTTTACTGGTCAGCTTTGGTTGTAGCCAAGGCAAAGAAGCGGCAGATAAAAACGGTAAGGGCAAGTTAACTGTGATGACCAGTTTTTATCCCATGCAGCTGTTAACCCAAGCGGTAGTCGGTGACCAAGCTGATGTCCAGGTGATGATATCAGGAAAGCAAGAGGCCCATCACTTTGAACCCAGCGCCAAAGATATGGCCCGCTTACAAGAGGCGGATGTCTTTGTTTATAATAGCGATGATATGGAAGCTTGGGTAGAGAGTAGTTTAAATAGTATTGATACTGACCGGGTCAAGGTCGTCGAGTCCGCTGACAATATTGAACCCATTTCGGGAGCGGTAGAAACGATTGAAGGGGAGGTCCTAACGGCTGAAGATGACCACGATCATGATCATGACCATGAAGGCGACCATAACCATGAAGAAGGCGGTCTCCATGTCCATGAATATGACCCCCATACCTGGCTTAGTCCTAAAAATGCCATGATTCAGACCCAAGCCATTTGTGACGCCATGAAAGAAGTTGACCCTGACCAGGCTGAACTGTATCAAAAGAATACCGATGCTTTCCTGGAGAAGTTGGAAGCACTTGACCATGACTATCAAACTGCCTTTTCTAATCATCCCGATCAATCCTTTGTGACCGCCCATGCCGCTTTTGGGTATTTGGCTGATGAATATAATTTAAAGCAAATTGCTCTAACGGGAGTCAGTGATGATGCGGAGCCATCACCACAAGCCATGGCAGGAGTGATTGATTATATTAAACAAAATAATCTGCCGGTGATTTATTTCCAAGAAAACACCTCTTCCGAACTCGCAGAGACTTTGGCGGCGGAAACTGGGGTTAAGGTTTCCAGTCTCAATGCTCTCGAATCAGCCAGTTCTGACCAGCCGATTTCAGGCGATACCTATATTAATTTGATGCGGGAAAACCTCGAGCATTTAAAATTAACCATTAATTAG
- the tyrS gene encoding tyrosine--tRNA ligase, giving the protein MNIIVELEWRGAINQQTDEAGLKDYVENHSISLYCGVDPTGDSLHIGHLIPFIMLKRFQLQGHRPVILIGGATGSIGDPSGRSEERQLQSMEVVNENARKLTAQMEKLFLKDPNAQFRLVNNYAWTKDLSLLDFLRDYGKLFNINTMLAKDVVASRLEHGISFTEFTYQILQSMDFLHLYREEDVRLQIGGADQWGNITSGLDLIRKVEGPEAKAFGLTIPLMLKADGTKFGKTAGGAVWLDPEKTSPYEFYQFWVNQDDADVVKYLKYFTFLSKEEIAELAEKVATEPHKREAQKTLAKEMTLFVHGEEGLADALSITEALFSGDIKNLSAKQIEQGFNNMPGAQVPRETANLAVWLVDNGVESSRRQSREDIKNGAIYINGERIQDIDYEISPADAIEDKYIVVRRGKKKYFLMTFAD; this is encoded by the coding sequence ATGAATATTATTGTTGAATTAGAATGGCGTGGCGCAATTAACCAGCAAACCGATGAAGCAGGTTTAAAAGACTATGTTGAAAACCATTCGATCAGTCTCTATTGTGGGGTTGACCCTACTGGGGATTCCTTGCATATCGGCCACTTGATCCCTTTTATCATGTTAAAACGTTTCCAATTACAAGGCCATCGTCCGGTGATCTTAATTGGAGGAGCGACTGGTTCGATTGGTGATCCATCTGGTCGGAGTGAAGAACGGCAACTACAATCCATGGAGGTTGTTAATGAAAATGCCCGTAAGCTGACTGCTCAAATGGAAAAACTCTTCCTCAAGGATCCTAACGCCCAATTCCGCTTAGTCAATAACTATGCTTGGACCAAGGACTTGTCCTTACTAGACTTCTTGCGTGACTACGGGAAATTATTCAATATCAATACCATGTTGGCTAAGGATGTGGTGGCTTCGCGTCTCGAACACGGGATTTCCTTTACTGAATTTACCTATCAAATCCTTCAATCCATGGACTTCTTACACTTATACCGGGAAGAAGATGTCCGTTTACAAATTGGTGGGGCTGACCAATGGGGCAATATTACCAGCGGTTTAGACTTAATTCGTAAGGTGGAAGGCCCTGAAGCTAAGGCCTTCGGTTTAACCATCCCCCTCATGTTGAAGGCAGATGGCACGAAATTTGGAAAAACCGCTGGTGGGGCAGTTTGGTTAGATCCTGAAAAAACTTCCCCTTATGAGTTCTACCAATTTTGGGTTAACCAAGATGATGCTGATGTGGTTAAATACTTGAAATACTTCACCTTCCTGTCAAAAGAAGAGATTGCTGAATTAGCAGAAAAAGTCGCCACTGAACCTCATAAACGGGAGGCTCAAAAGACTTTAGCCAAGGAAATGACCCTCTTTGTTCATGGGGAGGAAGGCTTAGCCGATGCTTTAAGCATTACTGAAGCCCTCTTTTCAGGAGACATTAAGAATCTCAGTGCCAAGCAAATTGAACAGGGTTTTAATAATATGCCTGGAGCCCAAGTGCCTAGAGAGACTGCTAACTTAGCAGTATGGCTAGTGGATAACGGGGTAGAGAGCTCCCGGCGGCAATCCCGTGAAGACATTAAAAATGGGGCCATCTATATTAATGGTGAGCGGATCCAAGACATTGATTATGAGATCTCACCTGCTGATGCCATCGAAGATAAATACATTGTCGTGCGTCGGGGTAAGAAGAAATATTTCTTAATGACTTTTGCTGATTAA
- the rnmV gene encoding ribonuclease M5: MKKRLKEVIVVEGRDDSQRLKQFYHVKTIETNGSAINQETMDKIKQAQDLYGVIVFTDPDVSGEKIRRTIMRDVPEVQHAFLERQDAKPKHKGSLGVEHASFAAIDQALSAIYTVTTSGESQPPFTAAELMALGLLGGEDAAARRDYLTKRLKIGHSNGKQLAKRLALFQISPAAVLKVVAEYNQKEKKENSYD; encoded by the coding sequence ATGAAAAAACGCTTAAAAGAGGTTATTGTTGTTGAAGGCAGGGATGATAGCCAACGTTTAAAACAGTTCTACCATGTGAAAACTATCGAAACCAATGGCTCAGCCATCAACCAAGAAACCATGGACAAGATTAAGCAGGCCCAGGACTTATATGGTGTCATTGTCTTTACTGACCCGGATGTTTCTGGGGAAAAAATCCGTCGCACCATCATGCGTGATGTTCCCGAGGTCCAACATGCCTTTTTGGAAAGGCAGGATGCTAAGCCCAAGCACAAGGGCAGCTTGGGAGTGGAACACGCCTCTTTTGCTGCTATCGACCAGGCCTTGAGTGCCATCTATACGGTAACCACTAGTGGTGAAAGTCAACCGCCCTTTACTGCAGCTGAACTGATGGCACTGGGTCTCTTAGGAGGAGAAGATGCAGCGGCTAGACGAGACTACCTGACCAAACGTTTGAAAATCGGCCATAGTAATGGCAAGCAATTAGCCAAACGCTTAGCCCTATTTCAAATTTCTCCAGCAGCCGTTTTGAAAGTCGTCGCAGAATATAATCAAAAAGAGAAGAAGGAGAACAGCTATGACTAA
- a CDS encoding TatD family hydrolase, which translates to MLFDTHTHFNTADFDEDRDQAIERARQAGVSGMGIVGFDQDSIERGLPLVAKHPDMVGIYGWHPTEAGKYDQDIENLLLTALDTDKAVGVGEMGLDFYWDEDPLEVQEKVFRRQIAIAREAHLPVIIHNRDASEDVYRILKDEKIWEIGGIMHTFGESREDAKRFLDLGMHLSFSGVMTFKKTKEVRYVAANCPEDRLLIETDSPYLTPEPKRGQRNESANISFVNNRLADLRQTSYEAMAKITYDNACRLFGIEWTEAGWKKVK; encoded by the coding sequence ATGCTCTTTGATACACATACCCACTTTAATACAGCTGACTTTGACGAGGACCGAGACCAAGCCATTGAACGTGCCCGTCAAGCTGGTGTTTCAGGCATGGGGATTGTTGGTTTTGACCAAGATAGTATTGAACGGGGTCTACCCTTAGTGGCTAAACACCCGGATATGGTCGGTATTTATGGCTGGCATCCTACTGAAGCAGGCAAATATGATCAAGATATTGAGAACCTACTCCTAACTGCCCTAGATACTGACAAGGCAGTTGGGGTAGGGGAGATGGGACTTGACTTCTACTGGGATGAAGATCCCTTGGAAGTTCAAGAAAAAGTTTTCCGCCGTCAAATTGCCATTGCTAGAGAAGCCCACTTGCCAGTGATTATCCATAATCGGGATGCTTCAGAGGATGTCTATCGGATTTTAAAAGATGAAAAAATTTGGGAAATTGGTGGGATTATGCATACCTTTGGAGAAAGTCGAGAAGATGCCAAACGTTTCTTAGATTTAGGCATGCACCTGTCCTTTTCTGGAGTGATGACCTTCAAGAAAACCAAGGAAGTCCGCTACGTGGCAGCAAACTGTCCCGAAGACCGCCTCTTAATTGAAACCGATTCTCCCTACCTAACCCCAGAACCCAAGCGGGGACAACGAAATGAGTCCGCCAATATCTCCTTTGTTAACAATCGTTTGGCTGATCTTAGACAAACTAGCTATGAAGCCATGGCTAAGATAACCTATGACAATGCTTGTCGCTTATTTGGGATTGAATGGACGGAAGCTGGTTGGAAGAAAGTCAAATGA
- a CDS encoding ABC transporter ATP-binding protein, protein MPKVLEVSHLNKLFHNKKESFLAVKDVSLTIDEGEILSIIGPNGAGKTTLLSMLGGYLLPSSGSILVKGVDILANPHHGLIGVSFGGDLGFYDKVSAQDNLSFFADLTNIPTRDRKSEVDRVLDIVKLTNQKNKSVEHYSKGMKQRLHIARALLGKPALLLLDEPTNGIDVEISQDIHQTIRDLASQEGLAVLLTSHMMGEVESLAKRIILLGRGEIQYQGTVADIVKLSGVEHIDRPATLEESYLALAPRLR, encoded by the coding sequence TTGCCCAAAGTATTAGAAGTTAGCCATTTAAATAAGCTTTTCCATAATAAAAAGGAAAGCTTCCTGGCCGTTAAAGATGTGTCTTTGACCATTGATGAAGGCGAGATTCTCTCGATTATTGGCCCTAATGGGGCAGGGAAGACAACTCTCTTATCCATGTTGGGTGGCTATCTATTGCCCAGTTCAGGATCGATTCTTGTCAAAGGGGTTGATATCTTAGCTAATCCCCACCATGGTTTGATTGGAGTCTCCTTTGGGGGTGACTTAGGCTTTTACGATAAGGTCTCAGCCCAAGATAACTTGTCCTTCTTTGCTGATTTGACCAATATTCCTACTAGGGACCGTAAGTCTGAAGTGGACCGTGTTCTAGACATCGTTAAGCTGACCAATCAAAAAAATAAGAGCGTGGAACACTATTCTAAGGGGATGAAGCAACGCCTCCATATCGCCCGGGCCTTATTGGGCAAACCTGCCTTACTTTTACTCGATGAACCGACTAATGGAATAGATGTGGAAATTTCGCAAGACATCCATCAAACTATTCGGGATTTGGCTAGTCAAGAAGGCTTAGCGGTCCTATTGACCAGCCATATGATGGGCGAAGTGGAGAGTTTAGCCAAACGGATTATCCTCCTAGGCCGAGGCGAAATCCAATACCAGGGAACGGTAGCGGACATTGTTAAACTGTCGGGTGTGGAACATATTGACCGACCTGCTACGCTGGAAGAATCTTATTTGGCCTTAGCGCCGCGATTGAGGTGA
- a CDS encoding Veg family protein gives MPSNLQSIKAGLEENIGKPIQVTQQTGRKRITIRNGILSDTFPAVFVVELDQDENQFERVCYSYTDLLTESIEIEFP, from the coding sequence ATGCCAAGTAATTTACAAAGTATTAAGGCAGGCTTAGAGGAAAATATTGGTAAACCGATCCAAGTAACGCAACAAACAGGGAGAAAGCGGATCACTATCCGTAATGGGATCTTAAGTGATACCTTTCCAGCCGTATTTGTTGTTGAACTCGATCAAGATGAAAATCAGTTTGAGCGCGTATGCTATAGCTATACCGACTTATTAACTGAAAGCATCGAAATTGAGTTTCCCTAA